A window of the Polaribacter batillariae genome harbors these coding sequences:
- a CDS encoding IS982 family transposase codes for MTEIFCLVDEFCKEYDQIVSKHLLGNPSKRPSVMSNSEVITITILFQLSGFRTFKHFYVYYLQKHMQDDFPATVSYNRFTELMQQNLMPMTLFLKTCCLGNSTGISFVDSTPVRVCSPKRIKNNKVFKGIATTGKSTIGWFHGFKLHIVINDKGEILNFCITQANVDDRTPLKKKSFLDKIYGKLYADKGYVGKDLMQLLFADGLHLITHIKNNMKNSLMTMSDKILLRKRSVIETVNDELKNICQIEHSRHRSFTNFLSNIIAGLIAYSFLPKKPAIKYQTVKSNQLTIY; via the coding sequence ATTACTGAAATTTTCTGTCTTGTTGATGAATTTTGTAAAGAATATGACCAAATAGTAAGTAAACACCTTTTAGGCAATCCATCAAAACGTCCCAGTGTTATGTCAAATAGCGAGGTAATTACCATTACCATTTTGTTTCAGCTTAGTGGTTTTAGGACCTTTAAACACTTTTACGTGTATTACTTGCAAAAGCATATGCAAGATGATTTCCCAGCTACAGTTTCATACAATAGATTTACAGAACTCATGCAGCAAAACCTCATGCCAATGACTTTATTTTTAAAGACATGTTGTTTAGGTAATTCTACGGGTATTTCTTTTGTAGATTCTACACCTGTTAGAGTTTGCAGCCCCAAACGAATTAAGAATAATAAAGTATTTAAAGGCATTGCAACCACTGGAAAATCCACTATAGGATGGTTCCATGGCTTTAAATTGCATATCGTTATAAATGATAAAGGTGAAATCCTAAACTTCTGCATAACCCAAGCTAATGTTGATGATAGAACGCCATTAAAAAAGAAGTCTTTTTTAGATAAAATTTATGGTAAGTTATATGCGGACAAAGGTTATGTTGGAAAAGATTTAATGCAGTTACTTTTTGCTGATGGATTGCATTTAATTACTCATATTAAAAACAATATGAAGAATTCTTTAATGACAATGAGTGATAAAATTTTACTGCGTAAACGCTCTGTTATTGAAACCGTAAATGACGAACTCAAAAATATTTGTCAAATTGAACATTCTAGACATAGAAGTTTTACTAATTTCTTGTCAAACATAATCGCAGGTCTTATTGCATATAGCTTTTTACCAAAAAAACCTGCTATAAAATATCAGACTGTAAAGTCTAATCAGTTGACAATTTATTAA
- a CDS encoding Gfo/Idh/MocA family protein: protein MSSRRNFIKKSVVAGAGITMVPNLSFGNNKLNKDEKLKVGLIGVGLRGMNHLNNLLHRDDVEVTAICDIDPNRIPLALKRFEKAGKKKPKVFGKGEYDYRNLLDSKDVSATIIATPWLWHTRMAKDSMKAGKYTGLEVSAANTMEECWDLVNVHEETGSHLMILENVNYRRDVLAVLNMVKQNVFGEMVHFRCGYQHDLRFVKLNDGKTAYGKGVEFGEKGISESAWRTQHSLLRNADVYPTHGVGPIAAMIDINRGNRFTSISSNASKGIGLHNYIVKNGGKDHPNAKLKFKQGDVITSTIETANGETIIVTHDCNLPRPYSLGFRVQGANGLWEVDGNRIYIEGKSKPHKWDDASEWLKKYDHPLWKKYGEKAMGAGHGGMDFFVINSFVASAKQNIAPPMDAYDAAAWSSITPLSELSIENNGEPQNFPDFTRGNWVKRKPYKWIKDTY, encoded by the coding sequence ATGAGTTCAAGAAGAAATTTTATTAAAAAATCGGTTGTTGCTGGCGCAGGAATAACAATGGTTCCAAATTTAAGTTTTGGAAATAACAAATTAAACAAAGACGAAAAACTTAAAGTAGGTTTAATTGGAGTTGGTTTAAGGGGAATGAATCACCTAAACAACTTATTACATAGAGACGATGTAGAAGTTACAGCAATTTGCGATATCGACCCCAATAGAATTCCTCTTGCACTAAAAAGATTCGAAAAAGCTGGAAAGAAAAAACCAAAAGTTTTTGGCAAAGGAGAATACGATTATCGAAATCTTTTAGATTCGAAAGATGTTTCTGCTACAATTATAGCAACTCCTTGGTTATGGCATACACGCATGGCAAAAGACAGCATGAAGGCTGGTAAATATACTGGCTTAGAAGTATCTGCAGCAAATACTATGGAAGAATGTTGGGATTTGGTAAACGTACATGAAGAAACAGGTTCGCATTTAATGATTCTAGAAAACGTTAATTACAGAAGAGACGTTTTAGCGGTATTAAATATGGTAAAACAAAATGTATTTGGCGAAATGGTTCACTTTAGATGTGGTTACCAGCACGATTTGCGTTTTGTAAAGTTAAATGACGGGAAGACTGCCTATGGAAAAGGAGTTGAATTTGGCGAAAAAGGAATTTCTGAATCTGCTTGGAGAACACAGCATTCTTTATTAAGAAATGCAGATGTTTATCCTACACATGGTGTTGGCCCAATTGCGGCAATGATAGACATTAATAGAGGAAACAGATTTACTTCTATTTCTTCAAATGCATCAAAAGGAATAGGTTTGCATAACTATATTGTTAAAAATGGAGGAAAAGACCATCCAAATGCAAAATTAAAGTTCAAACAAGGAGATGTTATTACTTCCACCATAGAAACTGCTAACGGAGAAACCATTATTGTAACTCACGATTGTAATTTGCCTAGACCTTATTCTTTAGGATTTAGAGTACAAGGTGCAAATGGTTTATGGGAAGTAGATGGCAACAGAATTTATATCGAAGGAAAATCGAAACCACACAAATGGGATGATGCTTCTGAATGGTTAAAGAAATACGACCATCCACTATGGAAAAAATATGGAGAAAAAGCAATGGGAGCTGGCCATGGAGGAATGGATTTCTTTGTAATTAATTCTTTTGTAGCATCTGCAAAACAAAACATTGCCCCGCCAATGGATGCTTACGACGCTGCAGCTTGGAGTTCCATTACACCACTTTCTGAATTATCAATTGAAAACAATGGAGAGCCACAAAACTTTCCAGACTTTACAAGAGGCAATTGGGTAAAAAGGAAACCTTATAAGTGGATAAAAGATACATATTAA